A stretch of Pogona vitticeps strain Pit_001003342236 chromosome 5, PviZW2.1, whole genome shotgun sequence DNA encodes these proteins:
- the LOC110085958 gene encoding fibroblast growth factor-binding protein 1 codes for MEVRHFALLCALFMFSQLLQAECERQKERKKERANAGKDGRLQSASNNQNGKSKKTPGQKSSLKGKFITKEKFVCTWMVNEAQTAMLKIDCKKEAKAFSCEFSGNPSTCPQYPENRKAFWKQITRSLKNKKMMCQDSKSILKSRLCNKGPPSAHLRLITQKAEHAKQEKPASHKKEVSLTPVTPVTTENQPGKASSECVEDTDYIDQSKVAEEYCSESWLSLCKFFISMIQDKKCQ; via the coding sequence ATGGAAGTCAGACATTTTGCCCTTCTGTGTGCCCTTTTTATGTTCTCTCAACTGCTGCAAGCTGAAtgtgaaagacagaaagagaggaaaaaagaaagggcaaATGCTGGAAAAGATGGAAGGCTACAGTCTGCATCTAATAATCAGAATGGAAAAAGCAAGAAAACTCCAGGACAGAAAAGTTCGCTTAAAGGCAAATTTATCACCAAGGAGAAGTTTGTGTGTACTTGGATGGTAAATGAAGCCCAAACAGCTATGTTAAAAATTGATTGCAAAAAAGAAGCGAAAGCATTCTCTTGTGAATTTTCGGGCAATCCTTCCACTTGTCCACAATATCCAGAAAACAGGAAAGCTTTCTGGAAACAAATCACTAGGTCTCTGAAAAATAAGAAGATGATGTGTCAGGACTCAAAGAGTATCTTAAAATCTAGACTCTGTAATAAAGGACCTCCATCTGCTCACCTTCGATTGATAACACAGAAAGCAGAACATGCCAAACAAGAGAAGCCAGCTTCCCATAAAAAGGAGGTCTCTCTGACACCAGTGACTCCTGTTACAACTGAAAACCAACCAGGGAAAGCATCTAGCGAATGTGTTGAGGATACTGATTATATTGATCAGAGCAAGGTGGCTGAAGAATACTGTTCAGAGTCATGGCTATCTCTTTGCAAGTTCTTCATTTCAATGATACAAGATAAAAAGTGCCAATAG